One region of Zingiber officinale cultivar Zhangliang chromosome 7B, Zo_v1.1, whole genome shotgun sequence genomic DNA includes:
- the LOC122003941 gene encoding transcription factor MYB41-like: MGRAPCCDKEGLKKGPWTPEEDQKLVDYIQKHGQGNWRSLPKKAELARCGKSCRLRWTNYLRPDIKRGRFSFEEEETIIKLHSMLGNKWSAIAARLPGRTDNEIKNYWNTHIRKRLLRMGIDPVTHAPRLDLLDLSSLFSSSFCNPSLPSLPSSQLDLSRLLAGLDGDLLLMATNLLSSQYPNPNLALSGQGLPHQDQQQLLQFPAQQTLDDTQWMQSANASQLQSDHVVALPQTYIGNNLMHAPSALTQWVNGGEGASCVDGGGGNYNLMSVWSTPASSSLTPLNSPSTTTHVNSSTEDEMESYCSSLFQFPTPADISNHVM, from the exons ATGGGGAGAGCACCTTGTTGCGATAAAGAAGGTTTGAAGAAAGGTCCATGGACGCCGGAAGAGGACCAGAAGCTCGTCGACTACATACAGAAGCACGGACAAGGAAACTGGAGATCTCTTCCTAAGAAAGCTG AGCTCGCGAGGTGTGGCAAGAGTTGCCGGCTCCGGTGGACGAACTACCTCCGGCCGGACATCAAGCGAGGAAGGTTCTCCTTTGAAGAGGAAGAGACCATCATTAAGCTACACAGCATGTTAGGCAACAA GTGGTCTGCGATTGCGGCGCGTTTACCGGGAAGAACAGACAACGAGATCAAGAACTACTGGAACACGCATATCCGGAAGAGGCTGCTGAGGATGGGAATCGATCCGGTGACTCACGCTCCTCGGCTCGATCTCCTCGACCTCTCCTcgctcttttcttcctctttctgCAACCCGTCGTTGCCGTCGTTGCCTTCCTCGCAGCTCGACTTGTCGAGGCTATTGGCTGGCCTCGACGGCGATCTCCTCTTGATGGCCACCAACCTCCTCTCGTCTCAGTATCCGAATCCCAACCTCGCGCTCAGTGGTCAAGGCCTGCCGCACCAGGATCAGCAACAACTGCTTCAATTTCCAGCTCAACAGACCTTGGACGACACTCAATGGATGCAGAGCGCTAATGCGAGCCAGTTACAGTCCGATCATGTGGTCGCGCTGCCGCAGACTTACATTGGAAATAATTTGATGCATGCGCCATCGGCGTTGACGCAATGGGTCAACGGCGGCGAAGGCGCCTCCTGCGTGGACGGTGGCGGCGGGAACTACAACTTGATGTCGGTTTGGTCGACGCCGGCGTCGTCGAGCCTGACGCCGCTGAACTCGCCGTCGACGACGACGCACGTGAACAGCAGCACGGAAGACGAGATGGAGAGCTACTGCAGCAGCCTCTTCCAGTTCCCTACCCCTGCTGACATCAGCAACCATGTCATGTAA